TCTCCGTTATTGAATTTTAGGAAAAACCGGTGATAATGGCTGTTTGTATCTGAAAATTGTGGATTATTTCATTTCCGCGGTATAAGAATTCAGGAATGTCAATAGCGGTTAAGAAATCCCCTTTTCCGGTGGTTTAAAATTCCAACCCGACAATCCTCATCAGCCCCCTCTCCTCATCAACCAAACTAATTTATCCCCGGGACATATATGCCTTGATATGGACCCTTCACTCTTCCCCTTTGACCTCTCCACCCCCTCGCTACTGCGTGTCCAGGACCTGGTCAGGCAGCGGGCTGTCCTCTATGATGACCATGCCACACCCCGGCTCATAGCAGGTGTGGACCAGGCATTCATGCAAGATACCATCATCTCAGGCATTGTGGTGGTTGACTACGGATCCTGTGAGGTGGTCGAGGAGGTATACCACAGGGCACATGTGGAATATCCCTACATCCCCACATTTCTTTCATTCAGGGAAGGGCCTGCCATTGTTTCAGCCTTCGGGAAACTGCACCATATGCCTGATATCCTGATGGTGGATGGCTGCGGTATCAACCACCCGCGCAGTGCAGGTCTGGCCACTCATGTTGGCGTGGCGCTGGATATACCTACGATAGGAGTGGCCAAGAATATACTGTGCGGGATTGGGGATGAACCTGTGGAACTGGGTGATGTGAGCCCGCTGGTCTTTGAAAACAGGCAGGTGGGGTGGCTTATCAAGTCATGCAGCAGGTGCAGACCCATCGTGGTGGCGCCCGGGAACAGGGTAAGCATGGACGGGACGCTGGATATCACGAAACACATGCTGCGCGGGCACAAACTGCCCGAACCCTGTCTGCTGGCACACAGGTATGTGACCAAGCTGGCAAAAACAATAAAGCACCTTTAGAACATCCAGACCCATCGATATCATGCAAAACGAACCGGACCCAAAGTACAAATGGC
The DNA window shown above is from ANME-2 cluster archaeon and carries:
- a CDS encoding endonuclease V; protein product: MDPSLFPFDLSTPSLLRVQDLVRQRAVLYDDHATPRLIAGVDQAFMQDTIISGIVVVDYGSCEVVEEVYHRAHVEYPYIPTFLSFREGPAIVSAFGKLHHMPDILMVDGCGINHPRSAGLATHVGVALDIPTIGVAKNILCGIGDEPVELGDVSPLVFENRQVGWLIKSCSRCRPIVVAPGNRVSMDGTLDITKHMLRGHKLPEPCLLAHRYVTKLAKTIKHL